The following proteins come from a genomic window of Chloroflexota bacterium:
- a CDS encoding M24 family metallopeptidase: MEPDAAERALPAFSLAERDRRWGQVRELMARDGIDALVAPPNTGGNERNQADARYLTQYGMNGEQIGCVFPLNGSVIGFGGPSSRLVTGWIDDVRNPRRTFNEAIVDALKELGVEHGVIGVCGLQPSKYNLMRVPDGVVGANLLDLMRQTFPAARIVSATNVTGEARMTKSAEEIAFLERSTAIAEAGLDALLETARPGVRENSCYAAMIKAEIEQGASLPFKLSWESGPAGHLYERLTHATRRVLRDGDLIINEIEGNWGGYMAQIDTSIYLGHTPADCQDAWKVATDSFERTVATMRPGLTFGELLETCAATPVVGGWGARLILHGRGLGDEGPLITFPPYDPEVTARPLQEGNTFIIKPQVRREREGSMAIFGDTVTVTATGARRLGKRPTDFATYHIVA, from the coding sequence ATGGAACCGGACGCAGCCGAGCGGGCCCTACCCGCGTTCTCTCTGGCGGAACGAGACCGGCGGTGGGGCCAGGTGCGCGAGCTCATGGCGCGGGATGGCATCGACGCACTGGTCGCGCCACCCAACACCGGCGGCAACGAGCGTAATCAGGCCGACGCACGCTACCTGACCCAGTATGGCATGAACGGCGAGCAGATCGGCTGCGTGTTCCCCTTGAACGGCTCCGTCATTGGCTTCGGCGGTCCATCCTCTCGATTGGTGACCGGCTGGATCGACGACGTGCGGAACCCCCGCCGCACCTTCAACGAAGCCATCGTCGACGCTCTCAAGGAGCTGGGCGTCGAACACGGCGTGATCGGCGTCTGCGGGTTACAGCCAAGCAAGTACAACCTGATGCGTGTACCGGACGGGGTCGTGGGCGCAAATCTGTTGGATCTGATGCGCCAGACCTTCCCCGCGGCGCGGATCGTCAGCGCCACGAATGTCACCGGCGAGGCGCGCATGACCAAGAGCGCGGAAGAAATTGCCTTCCTCGAACGGAGCACAGCAATTGCCGAGGCCGGGCTCGACGCGTTGCTCGAGACAGCGCGGCCGGGCGTTCGGGAAAATAGCTGCTACGCGGCGATGATCAAGGCGGAGATCGAGCAGGGCGCCTCACTGCCCTTCAAGCTGTCCTGGGAGTCCGGCCCCGCGGGCCACCTCTACGAGCGCCTCACCCATGCAACCCGCCGGGTGCTGCGCGATGGGGATCTGATCATCAACGAGATCGAAGGGAACTGGGGTGGGTACATGGCCCAGATCGACACGTCGATCTATCTCGGCCACACGCCCGCTGACTGCCAGGACGCCTGGAAGGTGGCGACGGACTCATTCGAGCGCACGGTCGCGACGATGCGCCCCGGCCTGACCTTCGGGGAGCTGTTAGAGACGTGCGCAGCCACCCCGGTGGTTGGGGGATGGGGGGCCCGCCTCATACTGCACGGCCGCGGTTTGGGCGACGAGGGGCCGCTCATCACCTTCCCTCCATACGATCCCGAAGTGACCGCGCGGCCTCTCCAGGAAGGAAACACGTTCATCATTAAGCCTCAGGTGAGACGCGAGCGCGAGGGGAGCATGGCCATCTTCGGCGACACGGTCACGGTGACCGCGACCGGCGCGCGACGATTGGGGAAGCGCCCGACCGACTTCGCAACGTACCACATCGTGGCCTAA
- a CDS encoding substrate-binding protein encodes MATRPSNDLSVKVGLIADLTGPLSFVGLANANVARMVVGDLNGKGGLRGRNLELYVEDSETNDSVAAAKAKKLVEQDHVDVIFGGIYSSTRQAIKGPTVVKGRTLYIYPEQYEGQESDPLIFCTGPVPAQQVDPFIPWLMQRTGAKRFYLPSADYIWPHVMNSRIREVVAAHGGSVVGEEYFPLDHTDYRATVEKIISSQADVVFNTIVPPGVTPFFEQLHNAGFTGGGGHLVCTYFDENFLNMVPAAHVEGLYSCLDYYQTVRDPFSQKLLAQYEALYPGSVKFTGGSACSGLYRGLRLWASAVTEAASFTQADVIAALDHAQIPQGPGGPAAMVPGQHHVRMNMYIAQAHSGHFEIVESLGAIEPKERLVATAGIGG; translated from the coding sequence ATGGCGACAAGACCGTCAAACGATCTTTCAGTTAAGGTGGGACTCATCGCGGACCTGACCGGGCCCCTCTCGTTCGTGGGGCTCGCCAACGCCAACGTGGCGAGGATGGTCGTCGGCGACTTGAATGGCAAAGGCGGTCTGCGAGGGCGGAATCTGGAGCTGTACGTCGAGGACAGTGAGACGAACGATTCCGTCGCCGCGGCCAAAGCGAAAAAGCTGGTGGAGCAGGATCACGTCGACGTCATCTTCGGCGGCATCTACAGCTCCACTAGGCAGGCCATCAAGGGACCGACCGTGGTCAAAGGCCGGACGCTCTATATCTACCCGGAACAGTACGAAGGGCAGGAATCCGACCCACTCATCTTCTGTACGGGCCCGGTGCCCGCACAGCAAGTGGATCCCTTCATTCCCTGGCTGATGCAACGAACCGGGGCGAAGCGCTTTTACCTACCGTCGGCCGACTACATCTGGCCCCACGTGATGAACAGCAGGATCCGAGAGGTGGTGGCCGCCCACGGCGGCTCGGTTGTCGGGGAGGAGTACTTTCCCCTCGATCACACGGATTACCGCGCGACCGTCGAGAAGATCATCTCGAGCCAGGCGGACGTGGTCTTCAACACGATCGTACCGCCTGGCGTCACTCCGTTCTTCGAGCAGCTCCACAACGCAGGCTTCACCGGAGGCGGTGGACATCTGGTCTGCACCTACTTCGATGAGAACTTCCTGAATATGGTGCCCGCGGCCCACGTGGAGGGGCTGTACAGTTGCCTCGACTACTATCAAACCGTCAGGGATCCCTTCAGTCAGAAGCTGCTCGCGCAGTATGAAGCGCTCTATCCCGGTAGCGTGAAGTTCACCGGCGGTAGTGCCTGTTCCGGCCTGTACCGTGGTCTCCGACTATGGGCGTCCGCGGTGACTGAGGCGGCTTCGTTCACGCAGGCGGATGTCATCGCAGCGCTGGATCACGCCCAGATTCCCCAGGGTCCGGGTGGGCCGGCGGCGATGGTGCCCGGCCAGCACCACGTGCGCATGAACATGTACATCGCCCAGGCTCACAGTGGCCACTTTGAAATCGTCGAGAGTCTCGGCGCAATAGAGCCAAAGGAACGCCTCGTGGCCACCGCTGGCATCGGCGGTTAA
- a CDS encoding HD domain-containing phosphohydrolase: MTTPLRLGELIATLALAQDNAFGQPLESQLRSCLLATWMCAAAGFDKQVSETAYWVALLRYVGCTGHAHEVATVFGDEIAIRGQTLIHDAANPAEVMRDVVAFATAGRAQEERDGIIQMLQHTAHEWAVYNFSSGCEVADMLVQRLDFGAGVREALGFTFERWNGNGFPAHAHGDAIPLAMRVVHLSHDMEAIGRLFSPDHAIEAARDRRDRTYDPALVDLFVANGHGWFDQLSASEPWDAVLALEPAPRRFLDGEALDNALLVAADFIDLKSPYMGGHSRGCARLAADAARVLGFDEDAIAMVRRAALVHDFGITAVPNSIWDKPGALTRTEFDRVELHPMLTEQMLRRSPALDALNPIASAHHEKCDGSGYHKRVHADAGDPSACVLAAADVYIGLTSERADRPAFSPSRAASELRRLGTRGVLESRACDAVLVAAGHSEPATTGKRPRLPGGLSRREVDVLSLAARGLTTRQIADRLVISTKTADHHIQHIYGKIGVSTRAAAALWAMEQAVVR, translated from the coding sequence TTGACAACCCCGCTTCGCCTCGGTGAGCTGATCGCCACGCTAGCGCTGGCGCAGGACAATGCGTTTGGCCAGCCGCTTGAGTCGCAGCTGCGCTCGTGTCTGCTCGCGACGTGGATGTGCGCTGCCGCGGGATTCGACAAACAGGTGAGCGAGACCGCCTACTGGGTAGCCCTGCTCCGATATGTCGGCTGCACCGGTCACGCGCACGAGGTGGCCACCGTGTTCGGTGACGAGATCGCCATTCGTGGCCAGACGCTAATCCACGACGCGGCGAATCCCGCGGAAGTCATGCGCGATGTCGTAGCCTTCGCAACGGCCGGTCGTGCCCAGGAAGAGCGCGACGGAATCATTCAGATGCTCCAGCACACGGCCCACGAGTGGGCCGTGTACAACTTCTCGTCCGGGTGCGAGGTCGCTGACATGCTCGTGCAGCGGCTCGATTTCGGCGCCGGCGTTCGCGAGGCGCTGGGTTTCACGTTCGAGCGCTGGAACGGCAACGGTTTTCCCGCCCATGCGCACGGCGATGCGATCCCGCTGGCGATGCGGGTCGTTCACCTCAGCCACGACATGGAGGCGATCGGCCGCCTCTTCTCGCCCGACCATGCGATTGAGGCAGCTCGTGATCGGCGCGACCGGACCTACGACCCCGCGCTCGTCGATCTCTTCGTTGCGAACGGACATGGCTGGTTCGATCAGCTCAGCGCGAGCGAACCGTGGGATGCCGTGCTGGCCCTCGAGCCCGCGCCACGACGCTTCCTCGATGGCGAAGCGCTCGATAATGCCCTGCTGGTCGCGGCGGACTTCATCGATCTGAAGTCGCCGTACATGGGCGGGCACAGCCGCGGTTGCGCGCGGCTCGCAGCCGATGCCGCTCGCGTCCTCGGCTTCGACGAGGACGCCATCGCCATGGTCCGACGGGCCGCGCTCGTGCACGACTTCGGCATCACCGCAGTGCCGAACTCGATCTGGGACAAGCCAGGCGCGCTCACGCGTACAGAGTTCGATCGCGTCGAGCTTCACCCGATGCTAACCGAGCAGATGCTGCGCCGCTCCCCTGCTCTGGACGCGCTGAACCCCATCGCTTCCGCCCACCATGAGAAATGCGATGGCTCGGGCTACCACAAGCGCGTACATGCGGACGCCGGCGATCCCAGCGCGTGCGTGCTTGCCGCGGCGGACGTCTACATTGGGCTCACCTCGGAGCGAGCGGACCGCCCGGCCTTTTCGCCGTCGCGGGCCGCGAGCGAGCTGCGTCGCCTCGGCACTCGCGGCGTGCTCGAGTCGCGCGCTTGTGACGCAGTGCTGGTCGCGGCCGGGCACAGTGAGCCGGCGACCACCGGCAAGCGCCCGCGGCTACCGGGTGGGCTGTCCCGACGCGAAGTCGACGTGCTGAGTCTCGCCGCGCGCGGACTGACGACGCGACAGATCGCCGACCGGCTCGTCATCTCGACCAAGACAGCGGATCACCACATCCAGCACATCTACGGCAAGATCGGGGTATCGACGCGCGCCGCGGCCGCGCTCTGGGCCATGGAGCAGGCCGTCGTCCGCTGA
- a CDS encoding patatin-like phospholipase family protein, whose amino-acid sequence MLPAPIAAEALPAPATASAQIEEAANPPTHRALVLGAGGPTGGAWEIGVIRGLRDEGVDLRDADLIVGTSTGAEQGLMIATGQDIDDLIATSLIGQTDRFRWLRSTSSTVRSTSLIERLACRSNAPSPRVRRFPAPTCPSQLETDGTWTASCAASTSSPLPAMMRSSSSTLPSARPLVRTSTR is encoded by the coding sequence GTGCTGCCTGCTCCAATAGCAGCAGAAGCACTCCCCGCGCCGGCAACGGCATCAGCTCAGATCGAGGAGGCGGCGAATCCGCCGACCCACCGAGCGCTCGTGCTTGGCGCGGGCGGACCGACCGGGGGCGCATGGGAGATCGGCGTGATCAGGGGGCTCCGGGATGAGGGTGTCGACCTGAGGGATGCTGACCTCATCGTTGGCACGTCTACGGGCGCGGAGCAGGGTTTGATGATCGCGACCGGGCAGGACATCGACGACCTGATCGCGACATCACTGATTGGCCAGACCGACCGTTTCAGGTGGTTGCGGTCAACGTCTTCGACGGTTCGGTCCACTTCTTTGATCGAACGCTTGGCGTGCCGATCGAACGCGCCATCGCCGCGAGTCAGGCGCTTTCCGGCTCCTACGTGCCCATCACAATTGGAGACGGACGGTACATGGACGGCGTCGTGCGCGGCGTCAACGTCGAGCCCGCTGCCGGCTATGATGCGGTCGTCTTCATCGACCCTTCCGTCCGCCCGTCCTCTGGTCAGGACATCGACGCGGTGA
- a CDS encoding VOC family protein yields the protein MAVVLDHHIIPVRDKDESASFLARILGLPYQGPKGSFASVHVGETILDFSTRDPVPRLHYAFKVSEEEFDQVVARLRAEGVPYGSEHDGTYNGKTNVRAGGRGLYFPDPCGHSWEVITQTYQS from the coding sequence ATGGCTGTCGTGCTCGATCACCACATCATTCCGGTTCGCGACAAGGACGAGTCAGCAAGTTTCCTCGCACGCATCCTCGGTCTTCCCTATCAAGGTCCGAAAGGTTCGTTCGCCTCCGTCCACGTCGGAGAGACGATCTTGGATTTCTCGACGCGAGATCCCGTGCCGCGTCTCCATTACGCATTCAAAGTGAGTGAGGAAGAATTCGATCAGGTGGTCGCACGGCTGCGGGCGGAGGGCGTCCCGTACGGATCCGAGCACGACGGAACGTACAACGGCAAGACCAACGTTCGTGCCGGCGGCCGGGGTCTCTATTTCCCGGACCCGTGCGGCCACAGTTGGGAAGTCATCACGCAGACGTACCAAAGCTAG
- a CDS encoding amidohydrolase family protein, with protein sequence MGYRCISADNHLDLLWMPRDTWQARLPSELRESGPKVVETDRGSFWEYEGELHGAAADGSSNGALLRILTDRGFEAPPGSLPPSDPSLLLEYMDQSGVYAAVTFGGLAWKGAKNPILRRAIYAAYNEFALEVRAAAPQRLVMLPNVTSCFPEECSQQITQLAKLGVKAVEFPYWDAGVPLNDELWEPTWAVAEEAGVRVCGHLGLPGGAGAIPGRRRGANLAWASTVPMTVALPIAQLIFSGVFERHPTLRFCFAETRIGWAPFFLDWMDRQVRIGRERDPRFLGEAGREDEIKLSMLPSEYFKRNVVLTFEDDTIGTQLLKIPAAGLAETALWGGDFPHPQGVWGRDIGGDLDGILDGVSEPIKQRILFAHAAEFFGIAYHDIDVSPHA encoded by the coding sequence GTGGGCTATCGATGTATCTCCGCCGACAACCATCTTGATCTCCTCTGGATGCCGCGCGACACGTGGCAGGCGCGTCTGCCTTCCGAGCTGCGCGAGAGCGGGCCGAAGGTCGTCGAGACTGACCGCGGCAGCTTCTGGGAGTACGAGGGGGAGCTGCACGGCGCCGCGGCGGACGGATCGAGCAACGGGGCGCTGCTGCGGATCCTAACCGACCGTGGATTCGAGGCCCCACCGGGCTCCCTGCCACCTTCGGACCCGAGCCTGCTTCTCGAATACATGGATCAGAGCGGGGTGTACGCGGCCGTGACCTTTGGGGGGCTCGCCTGGAAGGGAGCGAAGAACCCGATCCTGAGACGGGCGATCTACGCTGCCTACAACGAGTTCGCTCTCGAGGTCCGCGCCGCGGCGCCCCAGCGTCTCGTCATGCTCCCGAATGTGACGAGCTGCTTTCCCGAGGAATGTTCCCAGCAGATCACGCAGCTCGCAAAACTCGGGGTGAAAGCCGTCGAGTTTCCCTATTGGGATGCTGGTGTTCCGCTCAACGATGAGTTGTGGGAGCCAACCTGGGCCGTGGCTGAAGAGGCGGGTGTCCGCGTGTGCGGGCATCTCGGCCTTCCCGGGGGGGCCGGCGCCATTCCCGGACGAAGACGCGGGGCGAACCTCGCCTGGGCGTCAACGGTTCCCATGACCGTGGCGCTCCCGATCGCGCAGCTCATCTTTTCCGGGGTCTTCGAGCGGCACCCCACGCTTCGCTTTTGCTTCGCCGAGACCCGAATCGGTTGGGCCCCATTCTTTCTTGACTGGATGGATCGCCAAGTGCGGATCGGTCGGGAGCGCGACCCGCGGTTTTTGGGTGAGGCGGGTCGGGAGGACGAGATCAAGCTCTCAATGCTCCCCAGCGAGTACTTCAAGCGCAATGTCGTGCTGACCTTCGAGGACGACACGATCGGCACACAATTGCTCAAGATTCCAGCGGCGGGGCTCGCCGAGACGGCGCTGTGGGGGGGTGACTTTCCGCATCCGCAGGGCGTCTGGGGCCGCGACATTGGCGGCGACCTCGACGGGATTCTCGACGGGGTGAGCGAGCCGATCAAACAGCGGATCCTCTTCGCGCATGCAGCGGAGTTCTTCGGGATCGCATACCACGACATCGACGTGTCCCCGCACGCTTGA
- a CDS encoding ABC transporter substrate-binding protein — protein sequence MTVAYSEITFINLPLWTAKADGIFEKHGLDVDLQNIDSSTSIAALVSGQVQAAAAGGSEALSAAVEGADLQTVAVLGGQYPYVLMAPASIQTPDDLRGKKVGVSRAGSSSDIATRVVLKRLGLDPDNDVTIIAVGSLANRTAALLSGSIDAGLDSPPGSLKEEAQGLHVLVDIASLKIPAANNVVTLQKSFVDQNKDVVQRFVDSLMEGSARARSDRAGSIKLLKDYYKSDDDAMMGKTFDFFLEATAGSMAPQDDEFGDVIVQLSAKNPSVKDYDLSKILVTSFVSDATARKVGETTSMPVGTGG from the coding sequence ATGACCGTCGCGTATAGCGAGATCACCTTCATTAACCTTCCGCTCTGGACGGCAAAGGCCGATGGGATCTTTGAGAAGCACGGGCTGGACGTCGACCTTCAGAACATCGACAGCTCGACTTCCATCGCCGCGCTCGTCTCCGGACAGGTGCAGGCAGCGGCGGCAGGGGGCTCGGAAGCGCTGAGCGCGGCGGTGGAGGGTGCGGACCTTCAGACCGTGGCCGTTCTCGGTGGGCAGTACCCGTATGTGCTCATGGCGCCGGCGAGCATCCAGACCCCGGACGATCTGCGAGGGAAGAAGGTCGGGGTTAGCCGTGCTGGATCTTCGTCCGATATCGCGACCCGCGTGGTGCTCAAGCGGCTGGGACTCGACCCGGACAACGATGTGACGATTATCGCGGTCGGGTCACTGGCAAATAGGACCGCGGCGCTTCTCAGTGGATCGATCGACGCGGGGCTCGACAGCCCTCCCGGGAGCTTGAAAGAAGAGGCCCAGGGACTCCACGTTCTCGTCGACATCGCCTCGTTGAAGATCCCAGCAGCGAATAACGTGGTGACGCTCCAGAAGTCTTTTGTCGACCAGAACAAAGACGTGGTTCAGCGATTCGTGGACTCTTTGATGGAAGGGTCCGCCCGCGCGCGCAGCGACCGCGCGGGCAGCATCAAGCTCCTCAAGGACTACTACAAGAGCGACGATGACGCGATGATGGGGAAGACGTTCGATTTCTTCCTGGAGGCAACCGCGGGAAGCATGGCGCCGCAAGACGATGAGTTCGGCGACGTGATCGTTCAATTGTCGGCCAAGAACCCGTCGGTGAAGGACTACGATCTATCGAAGATACTGGTCACGAGCTTCGTGTCCGACGCGACGGCGCGCAAGGTCGGTGAGACGACTTCAATGCCTGTCGGCACCGGCGGGTGA
- a CDS encoding amidohydrolase family protein yields the protein MAAVARTRRIDGDSHFSHTIDYEELKSLLPRGQLRQIDDMRWRDAQRFVDPTAFRVAAGRERARARSEDPDPQRDPEARIGEMDRLGFDTQVLITQHALPSPLRPQAEKPLWLRAALAQLYNNAGAALQRKYPDRFICMATIPWDDIPASIKELERARSLGLRAVCIAGSYLDRNLDDYALYPFWEAVNDLGLVCIVHNSTQGCTIPNTTIIDHSTPYPMVGTERYHRLHIGTYLGFGIDYAVACAALTLGGVLDEFPNLRFLFYEAGAGWMTYAMLGCDRSFFIERACARTSTQPSELIKRHCFTAIESLEPIEQMVEAYGSENFFIGTDFPHPEFQFLPNYTTSILDRERLTDADKSKILGGNLARVLGVSPVVEEAAVATPASVS from the coding sequence ATGGCAGCGGTAGCTCGAACGAGACGGATCGACGGCGACAGCCATTTCTCCCACACGATTGACTATGAGGAGCTGAAATCGCTCCTCCCGCGCGGCCAGCTGCGCCAAATCGACGACATGCGCTGGCGCGACGCCCAGCGTTTCGTGGATCCGACGGCCTTTCGCGTGGCGGCCGGCCGCGAGCGGGCGAGGGCTCGATCGGAGGACCCAGACCCACAGCGGGATCCCGAGGCCCGCATCGGCGAGATGGACCGCCTCGGCTTCGATACACAAGTGCTGATCACCCAGCACGCTTTGCCCTCCCCGCTACGGCCGCAGGCCGAGAAGCCGCTCTGGCTGCGCGCCGCGTTGGCGCAGCTCTATAACAACGCCGGCGCTGCGCTGCAGCGGAAGTACCCCGACCGATTCATCTGCATGGCGACGATCCCATGGGACGATATCCCTGCCTCGATCAAGGAGTTGGAGCGAGCCAGGAGCCTCGGCCTCCGCGCGGTGTGCATCGCCGGCAGCTACCTGGATAGGAACCTCGACGATTACGCGCTGTACCCATTCTGGGAGGCCGTAAACGACCTGGGGCTCGTCTGCATCGTCCACAACTCCACACAGGGCTGCACGATCCCGAACACGACGATCATCGACCACTCAACGCCGTATCCGATGGTCGGGACCGAGCGCTACCATCGATTGCACATCGGCACCTATCTGGGTTTTGGCATCGATTACGCCGTCGCCTGCGCTGCGCTGACGCTCGGAGGCGTGCTCGACGAGTTCCCGAACCTCCGCTTCCTTTTCTATGAGGCAGGCGCCGGGTGGATGACCTACGCCATGCTGGGCTGCGACCGCTCGTTCTTCATCGAGCGTGCCTGCGCTCGCACCAGTACGCAGCCGAGTGAGCTGATCAAGCGGCACTGCTTCACTGCGATCGAGAGCCTGGAGCCCATCGAGCAGATGGTCGAGGCGTACGGCAGCGAAAACTTCTTCATTGGCACGGACTTCCCGCACCCGGAGTTCCAGTTCCTGCCGAACTACACGACCTCGATCCTCGATCGCGAGCGTCTGACGGACGCAGACAAATCCAAGATCCTCGGTGGGAACCTTGCCCGTGTGCTGGGCGTGTCACCCGTCGTGGAGGAGGCCGCTGTCGCGACGCCCGCCAGCGTTTCGTGA
- a CDS encoding threonine synthase, translated as MHEWRSYLSHLECTACGATLDADRPQGICGDCGGVLYARYDLPSVRGAVTPAEFAERRCDMWRYWELLPVRSPSNVVSLGEGLTPLLPVRRAAAAALGLESGALLVKEEGRNPTGSFKARGLSAAISRARELGCTAIALPSAGNAGGAAAAYAAAAGLEAHIAMPRDVPLANQVEAAVCGADVMLVDGLIDHAGAIVRERANAAGWFDVSTLREPYRQEGKKTLGIELAEQGGWGEDCLPDVVIFPTGGGTGVVGMWKAFDELQALGWIGHRRPKVVVVQSAGCAPLVRAFEQGAAHAEPWKDADTIAAGIRVPAAIGDYLVLSAVRESNGAAIAVTDQAIRDAQREMARLTGIYSAPEGAATWAAAQALRRSGQLRGDERVILFSTGMGLKYDPPS; from the coding sequence GTGCATGAATGGCGGAGTTACCTGAGCCATCTCGAATGTACTGCATGCGGAGCGACGCTCGACGCCGATCGCCCGCAGGGGATCTGCGGTGACTGCGGTGGCGTCTTGTATGCGCGATACGATCTTCCATCGGTCCGCGGGGCCGTCACCCCGGCGGAATTCGCCGAGCGTCGATGCGACATGTGGCGGTACTGGGAGCTCCTCCCGGTGCGATCCCCGAGCAACGTCGTCTCACTCGGTGAGGGGCTGACTCCGCTCTTGCCTGTGCGGCGCGCCGCTGCCGCTGCGCTGGGTCTTGAATCCGGCGCGCTTCTGGTGAAGGAAGAAGGGCGCAATCCGACGGGCAGCTTCAAGGCCCGCGGCCTGTCAGCGGCGATCTCTCGCGCTCGGGAGCTGGGGTGCACCGCCATCGCACTGCCCAGCGCCGGCAACGCCGGCGGCGCCGCGGCGGCCTACGCGGCGGCGGCCGGTCTAGAAGCCCATATCGCCATGCCGCGGGATGTCCCGCTGGCGAACCAGGTCGAAGCCGCCGTCTGTGGAGCAGACGTCATGCTCGTGGACGGGCTCATCGACCACGCCGGCGCCATCGTGCGCGAGCGAGCGAACGCGGCCGGATGGTTCGACGTCTCCACGTTGCGGGAGCCCTACCGTCAAGAAGGCAAGAAGACGCTCGGGATCGAGCTGGCGGAGCAGGGCGGCTGGGGCGAGGATTGTCTCCCGGATGTCGTCATCTTCCCGACGGGCGGTGGGACCGGCGTCGTGGGGATGTGGAAAGCGTTTGACGAGCTGCAAGCGCTGGGGTGGATCGGGCACCGCCGCCCCAAGGTGGTCGTCGTCCAGTCGGCTGGCTGCGCGCCCCTGGTCCGCGCCTTCGAGCAGGGTGCAGCCCACGCGGAGCCCTGGAAAGACGCCGACACGATTGCGGCCGGCATCCGCGTTCCCGCTGCGATCGGTGACTACCTGGTGCTCAGCGCCGTGCGGGAGAGCAATGGCGCGGCCATCGCCGTCACAGACCAGGCGATCCGCGACGCTCAGCGCGAGATGGCTCGACTGACAGGCATCTACAGCGCGCCCGAGGGGGCTGCCACGTGGGCGGCGGCGCAGGCGCTTCGTCGATCGGGGCAGCTCCGGGGCGACGAACGGGTGATCCTGTTCAGTACGGGAATGGGGCTCAAGTACGACCCGCCGAGCTGA